One window of the Pogoniulus pusillus isolate bPogPus1 chromosome 38, bPogPus1.pri, whole genome shotgun sequence genome contains the following:
- the LOC135191101 gene encoding junctional adhesion molecule-like, translated as MGTGRLQLALLPALTLLSLSPAEPCRARAAWVFTQPLLRASEGGSVQLQCRLLDLVSPHWTMTKVDWLRLAGDGTQKDEMVFYYYHSRGIPVGRFQERAQWLGNTSRWDGSIQLQDLRVNDSGTYVCEVRLRDRGSILKNRTVLRVSPAEHAGQGAAAGAQDSAAPGDSRFWAVAAGGGCVAVVLAFLAGLSLRRRSTGNTALERTGNGGSKNKAEEALYSSIPGTEVPKAEQNAQKKKKRAEETYITMHPSAFRDNGVYVELAKRAIPAEWMQEDGHREEPCSRPEAALPRPPEGEK; from the exons ATGGggacaggcaggctgcagctggccctgctgccgGCGCTCAcgctgctgtccctgtccccggCAGAGCCGTGCCgtgccagggctgcctgggtgttcacccagcccctgctgcgTGCCAGCGAGGGGGGCTCGGTCCAGCTGCAGTGCCGCCTCCTAGACTTGGTGTCCCCACACTGGACCATGACCAAAGTGGATTGGCTGCGCCTGGCAGGAGATGGCACCCAGAAG GATGAGATGGTGTTTTATTACTACCACAGCCGCGGCATCCCTGTGGGCCGTTTCCAGGAGCGGGCACAGTGGCTAGGGAACACCTCCCGCTGGGATGGCTccatccagctgcaggacctgcgGGTCAATGACAGCGGCACCTACGTGTGTGAGGTTCGGCTGCGGGACCGCGGCAGCATCCTCAAGAACCGCACCGTGCTGCGCGTCAGCCCCGCCGAGCACGCAG GACAAGGAGCGGCGGCAGGCGCCCAGGACTCCGCAGCCCCGGGAGACTCCAGGTTCTGGGCTGTGGCTGCGGGCGGTGGCTGCGTGGCTGTGGTGTTGGCTTTCCTGGCAGGACTCAGCCTGAGGAGGAG GTCTACAGGCAACACAGCCCTGGAGAGGACTGGAAATGGTGGCAGCaagaacaaagcagag GAAGCTCTTTACTCCTccatccctggcactgaggtgcccaaagctgaacaaaatgcacagaagaagaagaagagagctGAGGAGACCTACATAACCATg cacccctctgccttccggGACAACGGCGTCTATGTGgagctggccaagagagccatcCCAGCGGAGTGGATGCAGGAGGATGGGCACAgagaggagccctgcagcaggccagAGGCAGCACTTCCCAGAcctccagagggggagaagtAG
- the SCN2B gene encoding sodium channel subunit beta-2 isoform X1, with product MSPEAWLPQPTLFLTGLSLLLSLAPTGLGMEVMAPATINALNGSSVKLSCTFNSCYKVENKQFSLNWTYQECWNCSEELFLQFRTKIMNKQLDRFGNRVEFTGNPTKYDVSFTLKNVQLEDEGTYNCYVLNPPDRQRGHASISLKVLTKEPPKHDSTVAVIVGASVGGFLAVVILVLMVVKCVRRKKQQRLNTDDQKTEEEGKTDGEGNPDEGTK from the exons ATGAGCCCGGAAGCCTGGCTCCCGCAGCCCACCTTGTTCCTCACTGGCCTCAGCTTGCTCCTCTCGCTGG CGCCCACAGGACTGGGCATGGAGGTCATGGCTCCTGCCACCATCAACGCCTTGAATGGCTCCTCTGTGAagctctcctgcaccttcaACTCCTGCTACAAGGTGGAGAACAAACAGTTCTCCCTCAACTGGACTTACCAGGAATGCTGGAACTGCTCTGAGGAGCTG TTCCTGCAGTTCCGGACGAAGATCATGAACAAGCAGCTGGATCGCTTCGGGAACCGCGTGGAGTTCACCGGGAACCCCACCAAGTACGACGTCTCCTTCACCCTCAAGAACGTGCAGCTGGAGGATGAGGGCACCTACAACTGCTACGTCCTCAACCCCCCCGACCGGCAGCGGGGCCACGCCAGCATCAGCCTCAAAGTGCTCACCAAAG AGCCCCCGAAGCACGACTCGACGGTGGCTGTCATCGTGGGGGCCTCTGTAGGAGGTTTCCTGGCCGTGGTGATCCTGGTGCTGATGGTGGTGAAGTGTGTGCGGCggaaaaagcagcagaggctgaacaCGGACGACCAGAAgacagaggaggaagggaagacagATGGTGAAGGCAACCCGGACGAGGGCACCAAGTAA
- the SCN2B gene encoding sodium channel subunit beta-2 isoform X2 has product MEVMAPATINALNGSSVKLSCTFNSCYKVENKQFSLNWTYQECWNCSEELFLQFRTKIMNKQLDRFGNRVEFTGNPTKYDVSFTLKNVQLEDEGTYNCYVLNPPDRQRGHASISLKVLTKEPPKHDSTVAVIVGASVGGFLAVVILVLMVVKCVRRKKQQRLNTDDQKTEEEGKTDGEGNPDEGTK; this is encoded by the exons ATGGAGGTCATGGCTCCTGCCACCATCAACGCCTTGAATGGCTCCTCTGTGAagctctcctgcaccttcaACTCCTGCTACAAGGTGGAGAACAAACAGTTCTCCCTCAACTGGACTTACCAGGAATGCTGGAACTGCTCTGAGGAGCTG TTCCTGCAGTTCCGGACGAAGATCATGAACAAGCAGCTGGATCGCTTCGGGAACCGCGTGGAGTTCACCGGGAACCCCACCAAGTACGACGTCTCCTTCACCCTCAAGAACGTGCAGCTGGAGGATGAGGGCACCTACAACTGCTACGTCCTCAACCCCCCCGACCGGCAGCGGGGCCACGCCAGCATCAGCCTCAAAGTGCTCACCAAAG AGCCCCCGAAGCACGACTCGACGGTGGCTGTCATCGTGGGGGCCTCTGTAGGAGGTTTCCTGGCCGTGGTGATCCTGGTGCTGATGGTGGTGAAGTGTGTGCGGCggaaaaagcagcagaggctgaacaCGGACGACCAGAAgacagaggaggaagggaagacagATGGTGAAGGCAACCCGGACGAGGGCACCAAGTAA